One Cucurbita pepo subsp. pepo cultivar mu-cu-16 chromosome LG11, ASM280686v2, whole genome shotgun sequence DNA window includes the following coding sequences:
- the LOC111805549 gene encoding probable pectinesterase 29 — translation MNFTRALDFNIQSVIVVDKSGKGNFKTIQAAIDSVPLNNNKWVKIEVNPGEYREMVTIPSKKSFIYLQGGHRSTTVITFDGHQQTNTSATFNSMADNIIARGITFENSFNLANAPQLFVQSAETFYTQALAARIYGDKSAFISCGFKGFQDTLWDVKGRHYFKRCYIEGAIDFIFGNGQSIYEGCLIYVNVGLLPEVNQGYITAQGRQSENDPSGFVFQQCTITGSGKAFLGRAYGPFSRVIFKDTNMGKVVAPEGWDAWHFKGQETNFVYIESNSRGTGSSPSKRVSWAMTQGSSQLSGYSVKSFINQDWWIPNFL, via the exons ATGAACTTTACAAGGGCCCTTGACTTTAATATTCAATCCGTCATTGTTGTTGACAAGTCTGGCAAAGGCAATTTCAAGACCATTCAAGCAGCCATCGACTCAGTTCCACTTAACAACAACAAATGGGTTAAGATTGAAGTCAACCCTGGTGAATACAG AGAAATGGTGACAATCCCGTCAAAAAAATCATTCATTTATCTACAAGGGGGTCACCGCAGTACGACGGTTATCACTTTCGATGGTCATCAACAAACAAATACTAGCGCTACATTTAATTCAATGGCTGATAACATTATTGCAAGAGGCATTACCTTTGAG AACTCGTTCAACCTGGCAAATGCTCCACAATTGTTTGTTCAAAGTGCTGAAACATTCTATACACAAGCATTAGCTGCAAGAATCTACGGTGACAAATCGGCTTTTATCAGCTGTGGATTCAAAGGGTTTCAAGACACATTATGGGATGTAAAAGGCCGCCACTATTTCAAACGTTGTTACATTGAAGGTGCCATAGATTTCATCTTTGGTAATGGTCAATCAATTTATGAG GGCTGCTTGATATATGTTAATGTTGGACTTCTCCCTGAAGTCAACCAAGGATACATTACTGCACAAGGTCGACAATCCGAAAACGATCCAAGCGGATTTGTATTTCAACAGTGCACCATAACGGGGTCGGGCAAAGCTTTTTTGGGGAGAGCATATGGTCCTTTTTCCAGAGTTATATTTAAAGATACGAACATGGGGAAAGTCGTAGCACCAGAGGGATGGGATGCTTGGCACTTCAAGGGCCAAGA GACAAATTTTGTGTACATCGAGTCCAATAGTAGGGGGACAGGATCTTCCCCTTCCAAAAGGGTTTCATGGGCAATGACGCAGGGAAGCTCACAACTAAGCGGCTACTCCGTCAAATCCTTCATTAACCAAGATTGGTGGATTCCCAATTTCCTTTGA